The proteins below come from a single Candidatus Didemnitutus sp. genomic window:
- a CDS encoding phosphomannose isomerase type II C-terminal cupin domain has product MSYVTKPIPAEKPAVDLVTRPWGSFKQFAHNRETTVSLMSVLPGQRLSLQSHTGRAELWIVLDDGATVTVGEATRMCRAGDEIWIPANEKHRLGNPTATPVRVLEVAFGNWQQADITRYDDDFARPNKGD; this is encoded by the coding sequence ATGAGCTACGTCACCAAACCCATTCCCGCCGAAAAGCCGGCCGTCGACCTCGTCACGCGCCCGTGGGGATCCTTCAAGCAGTTCGCGCACAACCGCGAGACGACCGTCTCGTTGATGTCCGTGCTCCCGGGCCAGCGGCTCAGTCTCCAATCGCACACGGGCCGCGCCGAACTCTGGATCGTGCTCGACGACGGCGCCACCGTGACCGTCGGCGAAGCCACCCGCATGTGCCGCGCGGGCGACGAGATTTGGATTCCGGCCAACGAAAAGCACCGCCTCGGCAATCCCACCGCAACGCCCGTCCGCGTCCTCGAGGTGGCGTTCGGCAACTGGCAGCAGGCCGACATCACGCGCTACGACGACGACTTCGCGCGTCCCAACAAGGGAGACTGA
- a CDS encoding class I mannose-6-phosphate isomerase: MPPRPANYDKFPFIPVPAAHAADCWVGWSEIGTRLGAAITGHGALVVDCYPGVHLDDVRHALAAALRPAVVIDTREAFKPAATIDKLVAPDLGGADPIFGRLTRLRFDDFLDPHRVAELRAKITLARGLALVVGPAAALVCPEPAVLVYADLPRWEGQLRQRRNEVPNLGAANHALAGSLKYKRAFFVDWRVADHEKRRTMPRWDFLLDTVDRAAPKLITGAAHLAALEAAARRPFRVVPFFDPGPWGGQWMKEVCDLDRSAKNFAWCFDCVPEENSLLLAFARARVEIPAINLVFRHPEQLLGPAVHARFGAEFPIRFDFLDTMGGGNLSLQVHPPTEQARTEFGLPYTQDESYYILDAEPGARVYLGRANGADQAEMFDALAAAQQSGQFEAEKFAASFPARTHDHFLIPAGTLHCSGAGSMVLEISATPYIFTFKLWDWGRLGLDGKPRPINLERGRRAIRWERDADYARQHLVNQVTPVESGVGWREERTGLHPAEFIETRRHWFSGSVPHDTGGGVNVLNLVQGAEAIVESPNGAFVPFVVHYAETFIVPAGVGAYTIRPHGRGLGQECATLKAFVRT, from the coding sequence ATGCCGCCCCGTCCCGCGAACTACGACAAATTCCCCTTCATCCCCGTCCCCGCCGCTCACGCTGCCGACTGCTGGGTCGGATGGAGCGAGATCGGCACGCGCCTCGGTGCGGCGATCACCGGGCACGGCGCCCTCGTGGTCGACTGCTACCCGGGCGTCCATCTCGATGACGTCCGCCACGCACTGGCGGCGGCCCTGCGCCCCGCGGTGGTGATCGACACACGCGAGGCGTTCAAGCCCGCCGCGACGATCGACAAGCTCGTCGCCCCGGACCTCGGCGGCGCGGATCCGATCTTCGGCCGGCTCACACGCCTGCGCTTCGACGATTTCCTCGATCCGCATCGCGTCGCCGAGTTGCGCGCGAAGATCACCCTTGCACGCGGACTGGCGCTCGTCGTCGGCCCGGCGGCGGCACTCGTCTGTCCGGAGCCCGCCGTTCTCGTCTATGCCGACCTGCCGCGCTGGGAAGGCCAGCTCCGCCAGCGGCGCAACGAGGTGCCGAACCTCGGCGCGGCCAACCACGCCCTCGCCGGTTCGCTGAAATACAAGCGCGCGTTCTTCGTCGATTGGCGCGTCGCCGATCACGAGAAACGCCGCACGATGCCGCGCTGGGATTTTCTGCTCGATACCGTCGACCGCGCCGCACCGAAGCTCATCACCGGTGCCGCGCACCTCGCCGCGCTCGAGGCGGCGGCGCGCCGACCGTTCCGCGTGGTGCCGTTCTTCGACCCGGGTCCCTGGGGCGGCCAATGGATGAAGGAAGTCTGCGACCTCGACCGCTCCGCGAAGAACTTCGCGTGGTGCTTCGACTGCGTGCCGGAGGAAAACAGCCTGCTGCTCGCCTTCGCGCGGGCGCGCGTCGAGATCCCGGCGATCAACCTCGTGTTTCGCCACCCCGAACAGCTGCTCGGTCCGGCGGTGCACGCCCGCTTCGGCGCCGAGTTTCCGATCCGCTTCGACTTCCTCGACACCATGGGCGGCGGCAACCTCTCGCTGCAGGTCCACCCGCCGACCGAGCAGGCGCGCACGGAGTTCGGTCTCCCCTACACGCAAGACGAGAGCTACTACATCCTCGACGCCGAGCCCGGTGCGCGCGTCTACCTCGGACGCGCCAACGGTGCGGACCAAGCGGAGATGTTCGACGCGCTCGCGGCCGCGCAGCAATCCGGCCAGTTCGAGGCCGAGAAATTCGCCGCCAGCTTTCCTGCGAGGACGCACGACCACTTTCTCATTCCCGCCGGCACGCTGCACTGCTCCGGGGCCGGCAGCATGGTGTTGGAGATCAGCGCCACGCCCTACATCTTCACCTTCAAGCTCTGGGATTGGGGTCGGCTCGGTCTCGACGGCAAACCGCGCCCGATCAACCTCGAGCGCGGCCGCCGCGCGATCCGTTGGGAACGCGACGCCGACTACGCCCGGCAGCACCTCGTCAACCAAGTGACGCCGGTCGAGTCCGGCGTCGGCTGGCGGGAGGAGCGCACCGGACTGCATCCGGCCGAGTTCATCGAAACGCGCCGCCACTGGTTCAGTGGCAGCGTGCCTCACGACACCGGCGGCGGCGTGAACGTGCTCAATCTCGTGCAAGGCGCGGAAGCGATCGTCGAGAGTCCGAACGGCGCGTTCGTGCCGTTCGTCGTGCACTACGCCGAGACGTTCATCGTGCCGGCGGGCGTCGGCGCCTACACGATTCGCCCGCACGGCCGCGGCCTCGGGCAGGAGTGTGCGACGCTCAAGGCGTTCGTGCGGACGTGA